In the Rhinoderma darwinii isolate aRhiDar2 chromosome 13, aRhiDar2.hap1, whole genome shotgun sequence genome, one interval contains:
- the LOC142665965 gene encoding keratin, type I cytoskeletal 19-like, with product MSYSYAHSSTSRGGSGMSSRISGVYGGSSVHGGYGGSGISQSISRLVSSGMGNNSSSGFGGGASLGGAGGCSISGGFNSHSGDGLLSGNEKYTMQNLNDRLSNYLDKVRSLEEANTDLESKIHEWYEKQGSVTVREQNYSPYYATIEELREKILNATIDSNHVLLAIDNARLAADDFKLKHENEQSLRMNVEADIHGLRKVLDELTLTRSDLELQIENLKEELAYLKKNHEEEMSDKGQQMSGTVNVEMDAAPGTDLTKILAEMREQYEYIAEKSRRDAEAWYLSQSESLQKEVVTHTEQVQSSKTEITELRRTFQGLEIELQSQHSMKAGMEASIAETEARYANQLHHSQNVIGTMESQLGDLRSDLERQNMEYKNLLDIKAHLEAEISTYRKLLEEHDQSTAESHKESAGSTTTTTTTKVHTVVKEGTSSSEKK from the exons ATGAGTTATAGCTACGCTCATAGCAGCACTAGCAGGGGAGGCAGCGGTATGTCCTCTCGGATTTCTGGAGTTTATGGAGGGTCAAGTGTTCATGGCGGGTATGGTGGCTCAGGGATCTCCCAATCCATTTCTAGGTTGGTATCTTCTGGTATGGGAAACAACTCGTCTTCTGGATTTGGTGGTGGAGCATCTCTCGGTGGTGCAGGTGGTTGCAGTATTAGTGGAGGCTTTAATTCCCACAGTGGAGATGGATTGCTATCTGGGAATGAAAAGTACACCATGCAAAACCTGAATGATCGTCTGTCGAATTACTTGGACAAAGTGCGCTCATTGGAAGAAGCCAATACTGACCTTGAGAGTAAGATCCATGAATGGTACGAGAAGCAAGGGTCGGTCACTGTGCGGGAACAAAACTATTCCCCCTACTACGCTACAATTGAGGAGCTGCGGGAGAAG ATCCTCAATGCAACCATTGACAGCAATCATGTTTTATTGGCCATTGACAACGCACGTCTCGCCGCTGATGATTTTAAACTCAA gCATGAGAATGAGCAGTCCCTGCGAATGAATGTGGAAGCCGATATCCATGGTTTGCGTAAAGTGTTGGATGAATTAACCCTCACCAGATCTGATTTAGAGCTGCAGATTGAAAACCTTAAGGAAGAGTTGGCCTACCTGAAGAAGAACCATGAGGAG GAGATGAGTGACAAGGGCCAACAGATGAGCGGCACAGTAAATGTAGAGATGGATGCAGCTCCGGGGACCGATCTGACCAAAATATTGGCTGAAATGAGAGAACAATATGAATATATTGCCGAGAAGAGCCGGAGAGATGCTGAGGCCTGGTACTTGTCTCAG AGTGAATCCCTCCAGAAGGAAGTGGTTACTCACACAGAACAAGTCCAGTCCAGCAAAACGGAAATCACTGAGCTGAGACGCACTTTTCAGGGGTTAGAGATTGAGCTGCAGTCGCAACACAGCATG AAAGCTGGAATGGAGGCGTCCATAGCAGAGACCGAGGCTCGCTATGCTAACCAACTTCATCATAGCCAAAATGTCATTGGTACCATGGAGTCTCAACTTGGAGATCTTCGGTCTGACTTGGAACGGCAGAATATGGAGTACAAGAACCTCTTAGATATCAAGGCTCACCTGGAGGCCGAGATTTCTACATACCGTAAATTATTGGAAGAGCATGACCAAAG CACTGCGGAATCTCACAAGGAAAGTGCAG GGTCCACTACAACCACAACCACCACTAAGGTCCACACTGTTGTGAAAGAAGGAACCTCTTCATCTGAGAAGAAGTGA